The following nucleotide sequence is from Bactrocera oleae isolate idBacOlea1 chromosome 2, idBacOlea1, whole genome shotgun sequence.
ATAATGCAGAAAAAGAggagaaaacaagtaaggaagggctaagttcggatgtaaccgaacatttcatactcttgcaacttgcatggAGCAAAGCCGGGAAATACCTTGTTGGCAAaactatatatttcaaaaaaaatgttacgaaaGAATCGAAGATTCATTATTTggcgaaatcgtgaatggattacaattaaatttgtatctcaTTAACTTATAGTATAAATCAGGacttaattagttttataactatattttacttcccttccgcgaaaattttatcaaaatcatCCTCGATGAAgacatatttggcataaacTTCATCGgagagactaaatttaatatattcattcCAAATTTGGACGAttaaccacataatttttaaaaatcacaaaaatatcaCAGAACAAAAATCTCTAGCGCATATTCGGGAGAAAAAAGATCTGGCCTGAGTGCACAAACTTTTAACATTACTCAGGTATTCTCAAGAACATGTTTgcaagtaattttataaatatataactcacatactGACTGACATATTCGACATAGGGACgaatttttaataagattttcAAAAGTGGCTCGTTTCTTATATGCGGACACCACTGTAACTGTGTAGGAAGAAATTTAATAGGAacgctataaaaatgcaattcTATTTCATGTATGTTAAGAATCATACTTTAGCAGATCATTACTTTGAATATTCAATAGTATTCGAACAGAATCTATCATATCCTTAATATTTTCCGATtgagtataaaaacaacaaaaatatctgTATACATTTGATCTCCGACACTTAAGTACGCCAATGGCCTTCTGAATTCAACATAGAAGTTCATTTCATTCGTTAAATGAACGATACCCAAATAATTTAGGTTATCAGCAACTATTGAGCAATTCTTGATTCTTGATGCTCACCAAGTATAGAGTAAGCTGATAATCGGCCAATCGCTATGCCAAAAGAAATTCGCTACAGTGAAttgccaaccaatcgagcagtCCTAGACCTGCGCGCAATCTAATCGCACAAGAGACCCACTTCAGCTTCATACGAATTCATCGCGAACACAGAGCGCACACGAAACGATggaattgattttaattttcttattcgCAGCAGCAATCATAGTAAGACGTCTAAACGAAAGCGCTTTCATAAGTCCTCATTAAGtttgattaattttgatttttttgccaGACTCCTTCGGTGGCAGTTGTTGAACCCAATGCCGAAGAAGTTCGTATAATTTCCGAATGTCTTCGAAGCTATGGCGGTTTAACGGAGGAGAACTCGCAGCGTTTGGTGCGTTTTAAGGGCTGGTCGGAAACGTATGAAGAGATACCATGCTTTACAAAGTGCTACATCAAGAATATGTTTGACATGTTCGACGAGTCTGTGGGATTTAAAGATGAACAGGTGATCAAGCAGTTCGGCCAGCCGCTCTACAAAGCATGCAAGCATCGCATGGAACCTTCGGCAAATAGTTGTCAGCAGGCCTATAATGGATTTCATTGCCTTGTCAATGTGAGTTGTGAATATTcaagctaatatatatatatataccctaaCGTATGGTAATTTTTATTCTACCGTTCTCAATGCAGTTGGAGGATGACCCTTTCGTGCTAATCGAGAGCATGAAGAATGTCAGCATCGAGGCGAAAACCGCCATGAAGGACTGTCTGCATCGCTTTGATCAGTACGAATGGGAGCGCGTCAAAGACTACTCAAAAAATCCGGTACGCGAGCCCATACCATGCTTCACCAAATGCTTTATCGACCGCTTGCAACTCTATAGCCAGCAATCTCGCCAGTGGAACATACCGGCGCTGACGGCCAAATTGGGGGTGCCTGCAACCGGTGCAAATATACAACATTGCCTTAAGCAGAGGCGCAAACGCAATGCCTGTGTGTGGATGTATCAGGAATTCACTTGTTTTGTATTGGCTCACGATTAAAAACCGATTTTATATATGCCACGTGCTAGAAGCTCTTcgtaaactattttaaaaaagtaagagTGCATTTATGTTCTAATCAGTTCGGTTcgatttttatataactttgaAACTCTATTCAGTCTTCAAGCGAATAAATCTGTGAATGAACGTGCCTCAACCGAATCAATGTATTTTGTTGGCCTCAAAACcgtaaatgttgttttttttcaaccaaataagtatttatgtgtatgtgcatttgtATTAATGCTTTGAAACAGGAGAATACGTCAAGTCTCAATTTCCTATCAGTTAGTTCCAATCCATTAGCATTTTCAAGGCAACCAATTCGATAAAGTCAGCGAAAAAGCTCAGGCAGGCGAGTATACAGTTAGGTAATCCAGCAGCGTTTCGATGATAATCCAAAGCAACGTTTTACAACCATTTAAATAGTTGTAGAATATAAGTTTCATATTTATAACAgagtcaaattttaaaatattacaaatttataaattttacgaATTTGCTCTCACAACTCAAGCTCACCTATCTCGTATATGTTGTTAACTAGGTTTCGATATAAGTTCTGCGTAATAATTAGCCTGCTCCATACTGTTGTTAAATTGTGTTTTCTATCATCGGTACGTTATAAAATTGGAAACGGTTGAAGTTCCAAATTAAATTATCGCAGACGAAATTCCTCTCATAAAGGTATAAAATGACTTTCAACCGTTTAAGTCCGATTAATTTGTAACAATTGGAACCTGGAAGACTTCAGAGTTGAAATATTCTCATTGTTGGGAAAAAGTTTaagatatttctattattttatgcatgtgtatggaaagaaaaaattaaattcgtcTTTGTCTTCTCTTAAGTGAAAGAAATGTTCAGCAATTTGAATTTTGCGTGAGCGCAAACCGACAGATTGAGAGCAATGAAAAACTTGCAACCAGCCCCAGTGCCCAGCCTCATCGCGAGAATTATTCTTGTAAACAACGCTTGTATTACAACCCTAGCTCAGCTTACATGTAGCAATGACACTTTGGCGCACTCAGCGATAACCCTGTAGCTGCCGTCACACATGTCACTAAACAAGACGAAATAAGCGTATTTATACAGCGTTATCAGCTTACCGCCGACAAGTACCAAgtgaagaaattaaaaacacaGATAAGAAATACAACACTGtcaatatacacaacaacaacacggcCTACAAGGCGTTACAGCGTCGTTTCGCAGCGATTACTTCCCATCCAAATCAGTATCAATAAACGGCTAAGGCTCTAAAGAACCACAAATCAACAGAACTCCAACAACGAAACGGAATTCATCGAAAATGAATTTTCGCGAAGCGTCACTAGTGATTTTATTAATCGCCTACTGTATACAAATGGTAAATTATAAATCCAAATTCAAAAAGCTCGAAGTGGCCAAACCACATATGAACTCGATAGTTAATTGAAATATGCAAATGACCTAATGATCAAAAATGTTAGAGAAagatttgaaataaatacaaaatttgtagGTTAGCAGCGCTGCGACAACAAAGGCGGCGGAGCGAGATGTAGACTCCGATACAGAGATATTACGAAAATGCTTACGTGAAGTTGGCAGCAAAGATTTGGTCGGTGAGCTACAAAAGGTTGCACGCTATTCCGAATGGACATTGGAGGAGGTTCCCTGTTTTACACGTTGTCTCGCGTCAATGAAGCACTGGTTCGATGCGAACGAAAGCAAGTGGAACAAGCAGCAGATTGCCGACGATTTGGGTGCAGATATGTTCAACTACTGCCGCTATGAGCTCGATCGCTACAATGAGGATAGTTGCGAGTTCGCATATACTGGCCTGCGTTGCTTGAAACAGGTACCAAATAACTTATACGTAGCATTCTCATAATAAGAATAGGTGCATCTGATGGATTGGTAGTGACTGTGCAAAATCTAAATAACAATCCATCGAAAAGTCTCTGTAGAAAAGCACTTAACCGTACGGCTTTCAGCAGTGGTCGTTTAATTTCTGAATCACACTCAAATGGAACCGCCGTCTGGTCCGCTATGTTGAGGGGACTTTGTATTGATTGATCCGATCTGTTAGAGACATCTTTTGGAAGTTTTCTGCTGTATTCGTTTAATTATCGTACCATACTTTGCGATATTTAAATTAGAACCAAAAATAGCTTATAGTAATAGaaagtatataaatgtatagtaTAGGCCAACACATAGCGATTAGTTTATTAATAATGTACTCCATTTACAGGCGGAGCTCTATACTCTGGAAACCTACAAGAACATTGTGAGTTGCGCCAGCGAGCTAAATGTGACTATGAAGGAACTACAAAAGTACGCCGCTTTTCCTACCAAGGAAGTTGTGCCCTGCCTCTTTCAATGTTTGGCAGAGAAGTTGAATTTCTACACGCCAAGCTACGAGTGGAATTTCGACAACTGGGTCAAAGCGTTTGGACCGATGCGCCAAGATCGCACGGCTTCAAATGTCTGCAAAGTGAGCGCTGAGCAAACGAAGACGCGCGACAAATGCGAATGGATGTACGAGGAGTACAACTGTTTGGAACGCTTGAACTACAACACAGATGGTTCTTATCCATTGGAAAGCACGACACTGAGTGCCGTGATCACCAGTAAAACGACAGAGACAGTCGAAGACAAAACAAAAGCCTCCTAATTTAGTGGATTAAATTAAGTAGATGCACATAACTGTATTCATACAACAAACATTCAATTTATATGTACAACCAGCGCATTTTCAGCGAGacccattttatttttttattttatttcagcttCGATAGCATGCAAATGTCGTgcagctaaaaaaaaataaacggcaattcttacatttatttattttctttttttattttgaatcgcACGTAAATTTTCCGAAAAGATTCATCAACTTACAACTAAGATTTTGCCAACACAATCGTAAGCCGCATCGGGTCCCTAGTTTTCAATATAGGTCCGGCGCACAATCGGTCGGTTCACGGATATCCAGCAGGAGAATACGCGATTAGCCCAAGTGCAAGTGTCCGAATCGTGTTCATTGTAATCAAGACACTTCTCCAGTCCATGTGATATCTTAGCCAAATTCTTTGAACTCTTCGCAGTGAATTGCGCTATAATCGCTTTCTGATCGAAACCCTTCTCCTCGGTGAAGAGTCCCATTCTCTCCACAAAGCACTTCACATAACAGTTGGTACGTTTATGGGCTGGAAACTCGTAGTTCAAGAACTTCTGATAAATGTCTTCCGGAACGCGATACTCCTCATGGCACGCCTCGTGCGCGTCAAGCGCATCTTGAGCTGTACGTATCTGAAATTTGCCTGCAACCTGTTGACGAACAACCAAATCCATGTAAGTAAAAGCAAAcacaaagttataaaaaaacgtGTTAGATAAAATGATAAAtgttgatttttgaaaaaaaaaaattgcacaaaacgCCGAACAATTGCTTCAGCCTTTGTTATtgctgctttttgttttttcatttttgttgttcatGCCGTACACGGCTTCCACACTCACCAATGCCACAAAGGCTAGCAACAAGATCAGCTGGGTCTTCATTGTAACTTATTATCGATTACTTTTCCTCCAACTTTTACACTGTCTTAACGGATATTATCGCGGCCAAGCAGGTGAACAAGCGAGCGTACGATAAATTTATGGGTGCTTAGTGTCGTAGCTGACACAACGTACTAAACCAGTATGCAagattttttcacaatttgtaGGTGTGTGACTTGAATTTAAATTACTTATAGAAGACAAAACTACCAAGCGGTCGATCGCCGACCAATTGTCTTTCCATCTACTCGGGCTCTGTCTCGGCCGTTTAAGAAGTTGGTCGCGCATTCGTTGACGCAGTCGAGGCAAACAGGCTGCGCCGCGACTGGGTGCAGGTTTTCTCGAAAGTTCAGgccatgcacatatatattaacGATGGCTTCGTGTGCCCAAACGGGCATACATACACCGACAAGGCGCGCGGCTGCTGCCACCACCGTCACCAACTTATCTGCCAACTACCGCTATGCAGTCAATCAGGCATCCGAGCTGGTGGCATGGCATTTGTAGTGACTTGGTGTGGTTTCGTCGTTGTGCTTGTGATACTCtgggttttattttatttatatgtacatctatTAGCATTCCACGAAACTGGTTTTACACTTCTTTCTGGCTCTACACTCAGCAATCGCGCTTGCGCCCTCCTTCCAGACGCCAACGCCAAACTATCGCTTTCATTGTCTCTACGCTTGGCTTCGTCACTGGCTTTGATGTCATTATATAATTCTGTTGGtcgatgtaaatatgtatggtgTTCGTTTAGAATACGCTCTTACAAGTATTTAATGTTTGAACATTTCGTCTACTCGTATTACGTATATTTGGACAAGGGTCAAATAGTTACAGAAATTAGAAGAGAATACTGTAGATAATGGTGATTATTggttttgaatttgaaattctTTAGAAGCTATCACTattcaattgaaaaattaagcCAGGGACAATCCCTTTCGTGATCCCAAATCCTATGATATACTAGTAATTCCCTTAAAGTAACTCAGAGGAGTTGTTGGGAGGTCAAGAGTTTTTAAGCAAAATGTAAGGATAATTATGGAAAGGTGATAGGTGAATAAAGTGAAAGATAAACCGTAAGAAATTCTCAAATCAAAAAGCATATGTACTTTCATTAACCAGAAATGTTTAGTTGTGCCTCTAATACagaaacatatattatatattggcgTATAAATTCCTCACTACCTTGCACCCGGTAACTTGGGAGATTTTTATATCGTGAAGCATACCAATACTCTGTTTTGTAAACTGTGCCTTAGTGTTGAACACTACGTCCAAGCCATACTCTAATTGGTTCctgtttaaaataattacaaaaagttAAAATCAATTGATTTTATATCAACCTTTTCGTGTTTATGGTTATTGGCAGCACATTAGAGGATTAAAGGG
It contains:
- the Obp83g gene encoding general odorant-binding protein 99a, yielding MKTQLILLLAFVALVAGKFQIRTAQDALDAHEACHEEYRVPEDIYQKFLNYEFPAHKRTNCYVKCFVERMGLFTEEKGFDQKAIIAQFTAKSSKNLAKISHGLEKCLDYNEHDSDTCTWANRVFSCWISVNRPIVRRTYIEN
- the LOC106617715 gene encoding uncharacterized protein codes for the protein MELILIFLFAAAIITPSVAVVEPNAEEVRIISECLRSYGGLTEENSQRLVRFKGWSETYEEIPCFTKCYIKNMFDMFDESVGFKDEQVIKQFGQPLYKACKHRMEPSANSCQQAYNGFHCLVNLEDDPFVLIESMKNVSIEAKTAMKDCLHRFDQYEWERVKDYSKNPVREPIPCFTKCFIDRLQLYSQQSRQWNIPALTAKLGVPATGANIQHCLKQRRKRNACVSSAATTKAAERDVDSDTEILRKCLREVGSKDLVGELQKVARYSEWTLEEVPCFTRCLASMKHWFDANESKWNKQQIADDLGADMFNYCRYELDRYNEDSCEFAYTGLRCLKQAELYTLETYKNIVSCASELNVTMKELQKYAAFPTKEVVPCLFQCLAEKLNFYTPSYEWNFDNWVKAFGPMRQDRTASNVCKVSAEQTKTRDKCEWMYEEYNCLERLNYNTDGSYPLESTTLSAVITSKTTETVEDKTKAS